One window of Cygnus atratus isolate AKBS03 ecotype Queensland, Australia chromosome 29, CAtr_DNAZoo_HiC_assembly, whole genome shotgun sequence genomic DNA carries:
- the BCDIN3D gene encoding RNA 5'-monophosphate methyltransferase codes for MAAPSSAGLPCSEPGAAPYGNFPNYSRFHPPEGRVSLLPGGLLRRLFPAASRPLLGIDVGCNSGELSVALYRHLLGLQDKSSPDQPAVGKDLHLLCCDIDAALIERAQRSSPFPASISFANLDIMDSASREPFLSSYLGRFGRSTFDIGFCMSVTMWIHLNHGDSGLREFLAFLSSLCKYLLIEPQPWKCYRAAARRLRKLGRNDFDHFRSLAINGDMAERITQILTKECAMELVCCFGSTSWDRSLLLFKSNGSNQEGREPSES; via the exons ATGGCGGCGCCCAGCAGCGCGGGGCTTCCCTGCTCGGAGCCCGGCGCCGCTCCCTACGGTAACTTCCCCAACTACTCCCGCTTCCACCCACCCGAAGGCCGCGTCAGCCTCCTGCCCGGCGGCCTCTTGCGGCGGCTCTTCCCCGCGGCGTCTCGCCCGCTGCTGGGCATCGACGTGGGCTGCAATTCGGGG gagCTAAGTGTGGCTCTGTACAGGCATCTGCTTGGCCTTCAGGACAAAAGCAGCCCGGACCAGCCTGCAGTTGGAAAGGATCTGCACCTTCTGTGCTGTGACATTGATGCAGCGTTGATTGAGAGGGCTCAGCggagcagccccttccctgcctccatATCCTTTGCCAACCTGGACATCATGGACTCCGCTTCCAGGGAGCCGTTCCTCAGCTCCTACCTGGGCCGTTTTGGCCGTTCCACCTTTGACATTGGCTTTTGCATGTCTGTGACCATGTGGATCCACCTGAATCACGGGGATAGCGGCCTGAGGGAGTTCCTggccttcctctcctctctgtgcAAGTACCTGCTGATTGAGCCGCAGCCGTGGAAGTGCTACAgggccgctgcccgccgcctGCGGAAGCTGGGCAGGAACGATTTTGATCACTTCCGATCTCTTGCTATCAACGGGGACATGGCGGAGAGGATAACACAGATCTTAACGAAGGAGTGTGCGATGGAGCTGGTGTGTTGCTTTGGGAGCACCAGCTGGGACAGAAGcctcttgctttttaaatcaaacGGCTCAAATCAAGAGGGCAGGGAGCCCTCGGAGTCGTAA